Proteins encoded together in one Nymphalis io chromosome 24, ilAglIoxx1.1, whole genome shotgun sequence window:
- the LOC126777862 gene encoding trehalase-like isoform X4, which translates to MIVLSVLLVMLKVVAGDRSHLPPTCESTIFCHGPLLDTVQMAGLYKDSKTFVDMKMKLSPNITLEHFNQMMTRTGSRPTKADVQEFINQNFDPEGSEFEEWRPTDWKENPAFLQRIKDPLFHQWASDLNRLWLQLGRKMKDEVKQNQELYSIIYVDNPVIVPGGRFREFYYWDSYWIIKGLLLSEMRTTARGMVVNFLNIVDRFGFIPNGGRIYYLMRSQPPLLIPMVKLIMDDFGDIDFLRQHIETLDREYDFWVKNHTIDVDYDGQKYRLLRYTDQSQGPRPESYKEDIDCAKHFDTEVKKEELYAELKAAAESGWDFSSRWFILNGTNKGNLTNLKTRSIIPVDLNAILCWNAQLMAEFHEKLKNFDKAQYYRDVHARLMEAIEKVLWHEDVGAWLDFSLESGRRRDYFYPSNIAPLWTGSYDKARKDYYVNRVINYLDKVKVDIFEGGIPTTFEHSGEQWDYPNAWPPLQDMVVSGLAQSGVALAARAAAHLAAKWVRSNYEVWRQKTAMLEKYDATIFGGTGGGGEYVVQTGFGWTNGVIMALLDQYGAEAFGEESEEVRGAAMGTGGVATALLVVAASLAAGTLG; encoded by the exons ATGATTGTGTTAAGTGTACTCTTAGTTATGTTGAAAGTGGTGGCGGGGGATAGGAGTCACTTGCCCCCTACGTGTGAGAG TACGATATTCTGTCATGGCCCCCTTCTAGACACGGTCCAGATGGCCGGCCTGTACAAAGACTCCAAGACTTTTGTAGACATGAAGATGAAGCTATCACCCAACATCACATTGGAACACTTCAACCAGATGATGACCAG GACAGGTTCAAGGCCAACGAAGGCTGACGTCCAGGagtttattaatcaaaatttcgACCCTGAAGGTTCTGAATTCGAAGAATGGCGACCGACGGATTGGAAAGAGAATCCCG CATTTCTTCAACGGATCAAGGACCCTCTCTTCCACCAATGGGCATCAGACTTAAACAGGCTTTGGTTACAACTCGGCAGAAAGATGAAGGATGAGGTCAAACAGAACCAAGAACTGTACtctattatatatgtagataatcCTGTGATTGTGCCcg GTGGTCGATTCCGTGAATTCTACTACTGGGATTCGTATTGGATCATCAAGGGCCTCTTGTTATCAGAAATGCGCACCACAGCTAGAGGGATGGTCGTTAACTTTTTGAACATAGTTGACCGATTCGGCTTCATACCCAATGGAggaagaatttattatttaatgag ATCTCAACCACCTCTCCTAATTCCCATGGTGAAATTAATAATGGATGATTTTGGTGATATTGACTTTTTGAGACAACACATTGAAACATTGGACCGCGAATACGACTTCTGGGTGAAGAACCATACCATTGATGTGGATTACGATGGACAGAA ataCAGACTATTAAGATACACTGACCAGTCCCAGGGACCAAGACCTGAGAGTTACAAAGAAGATATTGACTGTGCTAA ACATTTCGACACAGAAGTCAAAAAGGAAGAATTATATGCAGAGTTAAAAGCAGCCGCTGAATCTGGGTGGGACTTTTCGTCCAGATGGTTCATCCTTAATGGCACCAACAAAG gAAATCtgacaaatcttaaaacaaggTCAATTATTCCCGTCGACCTAAACGCAATATTGTGCTGGAACGCTCAACTGATGGCTGAATTCCATGAGAAATTGAAGAATTTCGACAAGGCTCAGTATTATAGGGATGTGCATGCTAGACTAATGGAAGCTATTGAAAAG gttCTTTGGCACGAAGACGTTGGCGCCTGGTTAGATTTCAGTCTCGAGTCAGGTAGACGAAGAGACTACTTCTACCCATCAAACATCGCTCCGCTGTGGACCGGAAGTTACGACAAAGCAAGAAAGGACTACTATGTGAATCGAGTCATTAATTATTTGGACAAAGTAAAG GTGGACATCTTCGAGGGCGGCATCCCCACCACGTTCGAGCACTCGGGCGAGCAGTGGGACTACCCCAACGCGTGGCCGCCGCTGCAGGACATGGTGGTGTCGGGGCTGGCGCAGTCGGGCGTGGCGCtggccgcgcgcgccgccgcgcaCCTCGCCGCCAAGTGGGTGCGCTCCAACTACGAGGTGTGGCGCCAGAAGACGGCCATGCTGGAGAAG TACGACGCGACAATATTCGGCGGTACCGGAGGTGGTGGGGAGTACGTTGTGCAAACCGGCTTTGGCTGGACCAATGGCGTTATAATGGCCCTTCTCGACCAATACGGAG CGGAGGCGTTCGGTGAGGAGAGCGAGGAGGTGCGCGGCGCGGCGATGGGCACGGGGGGCGTGGCCACCGCGCTGCTCGTGGTCGCCGCCTCGCTGGCCGCGGGGACGCTGGGGTGA
- the LOC126777862 gene encoding trehalase-like isoform X3, with product MIVLSVLLVMLKVVAGDRSHLPPTCESTIFCHGPLLDTVQMAGLYKDSKTFVDMKMKLSPNITLEHFNQMMTRTGSRPTKADVQEFINQNFDPEGSEFEEWRPTDWKENPAFLQRIKDPLFHQWASDLNRLWLQLGRKMKDEVKQNQELYSIIYVDNPVIVPGGRFREFYYWDSYWIIKGLLLSEMRTTARGMVVNFLNIVDRFGFIPNGGRIYYLMRSQPPLLIPMVKLIMDDFGDIDFLRQHIETLDREYDFWVKNHTIDVDYDGQKYRLLRYTDQSQGPRPESYKEDIDCAKHFDTEVKKEELYAELKAAAESGWDFSSRWFILNGTNKGNLTNLKTRSIIPVDLNAILCWNAQLMAEFHEKLKNFDKAQYYRDVHARLMEAIEKVLWHEDVGAWLDFSLESGRRRDYFYPSNIAPLWTGSYDKARKDYYVNRVINYLDKVKVDIFEGGIPTTFEHSGEQWDYPNAWPPLQDMVVSGLAQSGVALAARAAAHLAAKWVRSNYEVWRQKTAMLEKYDATIFGGTGGGGEYVVQTGFGWTNGVIMALLDQYGDTLSVAEAFGEESEEVRGAAMGTGGVATALLVVAASLAAGTLG from the exons ATGATTGTGTTAAGTGTACTCTTAGTTATGTTGAAAGTGGTGGCGGGGGATAGGAGTCACTTGCCCCCTACGTGTGAGAG TACGATATTCTGTCATGGCCCCCTTCTAGACACGGTCCAGATGGCCGGCCTGTACAAAGACTCCAAGACTTTTGTAGACATGAAGATGAAGCTATCACCCAACATCACATTGGAACACTTCAACCAGATGATGACCAG GACAGGTTCAAGGCCAACGAAGGCTGACGTCCAGGagtttattaatcaaaatttcgACCCTGAAGGTTCTGAATTCGAAGAATGGCGACCGACGGATTGGAAAGAGAATCCCG CATTTCTTCAACGGATCAAGGACCCTCTCTTCCACCAATGGGCATCAGACTTAAACAGGCTTTGGTTACAACTCGGCAGAAAGATGAAGGATGAGGTCAAACAGAACCAAGAACTGTACtctattatatatgtagataatcCTGTGATTGTGCCcg GTGGTCGATTCCGTGAATTCTACTACTGGGATTCGTATTGGATCATCAAGGGCCTCTTGTTATCAGAAATGCGCACCACAGCTAGAGGGATGGTCGTTAACTTTTTGAACATAGTTGACCGATTCGGCTTCATACCCAATGGAggaagaatttattatttaatgag ATCTCAACCACCTCTCCTAATTCCCATGGTGAAATTAATAATGGATGATTTTGGTGATATTGACTTTTTGAGACAACACATTGAAACATTGGACCGCGAATACGACTTCTGGGTGAAGAACCATACCATTGATGTGGATTACGATGGACAGAA ataCAGACTATTAAGATACACTGACCAGTCCCAGGGACCAAGACCTGAGAGTTACAAAGAAGATATTGACTGTGCTAA ACATTTCGACACAGAAGTCAAAAAGGAAGAATTATATGCAGAGTTAAAAGCAGCCGCTGAATCTGGGTGGGACTTTTCGTCCAGATGGTTCATCCTTAATGGCACCAACAAAG gAAATCtgacaaatcttaaaacaaggTCAATTATTCCCGTCGACCTAAACGCAATATTGTGCTGGAACGCTCAACTGATGGCTGAATTCCATGAGAAATTGAAGAATTTCGACAAGGCTCAGTATTATAGGGATGTGCATGCTAGACTAATGGAAGCTATTGAAAAG gttCTTTGGCACGAAGACGTTGGCGCCTGGTTAGATTTCAGTCTCGAGTCAGGTAGACGAAGAGACTACTTCTACCCATCAAACATCGCTCCGCTGTGGACCGGAAGTTACGACAAAGCAAGAAAGGACTACTATGTGAATCGAGTCATTAATTATTTGGACAAAGTAAAG GTGGACATCTTCGAGGGCGGCATCCCCACCACGTTCGAGCACTCGGGCGAGCAGTGGGACTACCCCAACGCGTGGCCGCCGCTGCAGGACATGGTGGTGTCGGGGCTGGCGCAGTCGGGCGTGGCGCtggccgcgcgcgccgccgcgcaCCTCGCCGCCAAGTGGGTGCGCTCCAACTACGAGGTGTGGCGCCAGAAGACGGCCATGCTGGAGAAG TACGACGCGACAATATTCGGCGGTACCGGAGGTGGTGGGGAGTACGTTGTGCAAACCGGCTTTGGCTGGACCAATGGCGTTATAATGGCCCTTCTCGACCAATACGGAG ACACGTTATCTGTAGCGGAGGCGTTCGGTGAGGAGAGCGAGGAGGTGCGCGGCGCGGCGATGGGCACGGGGGGCGTGGCCACCGCGCTGCTCGTGGTCGCCGCCTCGCTGGCCGCGGGGACGCTGGGGTGA
- the LOC126777862 gene encoding trehalase-like isoform X1 — MIVLSVLLVMLKVVAGDRSHLPPTCESTIFCHGPLLDTVQMAGLYKDSKTFVDMKMKLSPNITLEHFNQMMTRTGSRPTKADVQEFINQNFDPEGSEFEEWRPTDWKENPAFLQRIKDPLFHQWASDLNRLWLQLGRKMKDEVKQNQELYSIIYVDNPVIVPGGRFREFYYWDSYWIIKGLLLSEMRTTARGMVVNFLNIVDRFGFIPNGGRIYYLMRSQPPLLIPMVKLIMDDFGDIDFLRQHIETLDREYDFWVKNHTIDVDYDGQKYRLLRYTDQSQGPRPESYKEDIDCAKHFDTEVKKEELYAELKAAAESGWDFSSRWFILNGTNKGNLTNLKTRSIIPVDLNAILCWNAQLMAEFHEKLKNFDKAQYYRDVHARLMEAIEKVLWHEDVGAWLDFSLESGRRRDYFYPSNIAPLWTGSYDKARKDYYVNRVINYLDKVKVDIFEGGIPTTFEHSGEQWDYPNAWPPLQDMVVSGLAQSGVALAARAAAHLAAKWVRSNYEVWRQKTAMLEKYDATIFGGTGGGGEYVVQTGFGWTNGVIMALLDQYGDTLSVAEAFGEESEEVRGAAMGTGGVATALLVVAASLAAGTLGLIMYRKRRDYAPLINGDDVKLLGRRPYTELRSMNGASNPRQR, encoded by the exons ATGATTGTGTTAAGTGTACTCTTAGTTATGTTGAAAGTGGTGGCGGGGGATAGGAGTCACTTGCCCCCTACGTGTGAGAG TACGATATTCTGTCATGGCCCCCTTCTAGACACGGTCCAGATGGCCGGCCTGTACAAAGACTCCAAGACTTTTGTAGACATGAAGATGAAGCTATCACCCAACATCACATTGGAACACTTCAACCAGATGATGACCAG GACAGGTTCAAGGCCAACGAAGGCTGACGTCCAGGagtttattaatcaaaatttcgACCCTGAAGGTTCTGAATTCGAAGAATGGCGACCGACGGATTGGAAAGAGAATCCCG CATTTCTTCAACGGATCAAGGACCCTCTCTTCCACCAATGGGCATCAGACTTAAACAGGCTTTGGTTACAACTCGGCAGAAAGATGAAGGATGAGGTCAAACAGAACCAAGAACTGTACtctattatatatgtagataatcCTGTGATTGTGCCcg GTGGTCGATTCCGTGAATTCTACTACTGGGATTCGTATTGGATCATCAAGGGCCTCTTGTTATCAGAAATGCGCACCACAGCTAGAGGGATGGTCGTTAACTTTTTGAACATAGTTGACCGATTCGGCTTCATACCCAATGGAggaagaatttattatttaatgag ATCTCAACCACCTCTCCTAATTCCCATGGTGAAATTAATAATGGATGATTTTGGTGATATTGACTTTTTGAGACAACACATTGAAACATTGGACCGCGAATACGACTTCTGGGTGAAGAACCATACCATTGATGTGGATTACGATGGACAGAA ataCAGACTATTAAGATACACTGACCAGTCCCAGGGACCAAGACCTGAGAGTTACAAAGAAGATATTGACTGTGCTAA ACATTTCGACACAGAAGTCAAAAAGGAAGAATTATATGCAGAGTTAAAAGCAGCCGCTGAATCTGGGTGGGACTTTTCGTCCAGATGGTTCATCCTTAATGGCACCAACAAAG gAAATCtgacaaatcttaaaacaaggTCAATTATTCCCGTCGACCTAAACGCAATATTGTGCTGGAACGCTCAACTGATGGCTGAATTCCATGAGAAATTGAAGAATTTCGACAAGGCTCAGTATTATAGGGATGTGCATGCTAGACTAATGGAAGCTATTGAAAAG gttCTTTGGCACGAAGACGTTGGCGCCTGGTTAGATTTCAGTCTCGAGTCAGGTAGACGAAGAGACTACTTCTACCCATCAAACATCGCTCCGCTGTGGACCGGAAGTTACGACAAAGCAAGAAAGGACTACTATGTGAATCGAGTCATTAATTATTTGGACAAAGTAAAG GTGGACATCTTCGAGGGCGGCATCCCCACCACGTTCGAGCACTCGGGCGAGCAGTGGGACTACCCCAACGCGTGGCCGCCGCTGCAGGACATGGTGGTGTCGGGGCTGGCGCAGTCGGGCGTGGCGCtggccgcgcgcgccgccgcgcaCCTCGCCGCCAAGTGGGTGCGCTCCAACTACGAGGTGTGGCGCCAGAAGACGGCCATGCTGGAGAAG TACGACGCGACAATATTCGGCGGTACCGGAGGTGGTGGGGAGTACGTTGTGCAAACCGGCTTTGGCTGGACCAATGGCGTTATAATGGCCCTTCTCGACCAATACGGAG ACACGTTATCTGTAGCGGAGGCGTTCGGTGAGGAGAGCGAGGAGGTGCGCGGCGCGGCGATGGGCACGGGGGGCGTGGCCACCGCGCTGCTCGTGGTCGCCGCCTCGCTGGCCGCGGGGACGCTGGG
- the LOC126777862 gene encoding trehalase-like isoform X2, which yields MIVLSVLLVMLKVVAGDRSHLPPTCESTIFCHGPLLDTVQMAGLYKDSKTFVDMKMKLSPNITLEHFNQMMTRTGSRPTKADVQEFINQNFDPEGSEFEEWRPTDWKENPAFLQRIKDPLFHQWASDLNRLWLQLGRKMKDEVKQNQELYSIIYVDNPVIVPGGRFREFYYWDSYWIIKGLLLSEMRTTARGMVVNFLNIVDRFGFIPNGGRIYYLMRSQPPLLIPMVKLIMDDFGDIDFLRQHIETLDREYDFWVKNHTIDVDYDGQKYRLLRYTDQSQGPRPESYKEDIDCAKHFDTEVKKEELYAELKAAAESGWDFSSRWFILNGTNKGNLTNLKTRSIIPVDLNAILCWNAQLMAEFHEKLKNFDKAQYYRDVHARLMEAIEKVLWHEDVGAWLDFSLESGRRRDYFYPSNIAPLWTGSYDKARKDYYVNRVINYLDKVKVDIFEGGIPTTFEHSGEQWDYPNAWPPLQDMVVSGLAQSGVALAARAAAHLAAKWVRSNYEVWRQKTAMLEKYDATIFGGTGGGGEYVVQTGFGWTNGVIMALLDQYGAEAFGEESEEVRGAAMGTGGVATALLVVAASLAAGTLGLIMYRKRRDYAPLINGDDVKLLGRRPYTELRSMNGASNPRQR from the exons ATGATTGTGTTAAGTGTACTCTTAGTTATGTTGAAAGTGGTGGCGGGGGATAGGAGTCACTTGCCCCCTACGTGTGAGAG TACGATATTCTGTCATGGCCCCCTTCTAGACACGGTCCAGATGGCCGGCCTGTACAAAGACTCCAAGACTTTTGTAGACATGAAGATGAAGCTATCACCCAACATCACATTGGAACACTTCAACCAGATGATGACCAG GACAGGTTCAAGGCCAACGAAGGCTGACGTCCAGGagtttattaatcaaaatttcgACCCTGAAGGTTCTGAATTCGAAGAATGGCGACCGACGGATTGGAAAGAGAATCCCG CATTTCTTCAACGGATCAAGGACCCTCTCTTCCACCAATGGGCATCAGACTTAAACAGGCTTTGGTTACAACTCGGCAGAAAGATGAAGGATGAGGTCAAACAGAACCAAGAACTGTACtctattatatatgtagataatcCTGTGATTGTGCCcg GTGGTCGATTCCGTGAATTCTACTACTGGGATTCGTATTGGATCATCAAGGGCCTCTTGTTATCAGAAATGCGCACCACAGCTAGAGGGATGGTCGTTAACTTTTTGAACATAGTTGACCGATTCGGCTTCATACCCAATGGAggaagaatttattatttaatgag ATCTCAACCACCTCTCCTAATTCCCATGGTGAAATTAATAATGGATGATTTTGGTGATATTGACTTTTTGAGACAACACATTGAAACATTGGACCGCGAATACGACTTCTGGGTGAAGAACCATACCATTGATGTGGATTACGATGGACAGAA ataCAGACTATTAAGATACACTGACCAGTCCCAGGGACCAAGACCTGAGAGTTACAAAGAAGATATTGACTGTGCTAA ACATTTCGACACAGAAGTCAAAAAGGAAGAATTATATGCAGAGTTAAAAGCAGCCGCTGAATCTGGGTGGGACTTTTCGTCCAGATGGTTCATCCTTAATGGCACCAACAAAG gAAATCtgacaaatcttaaaacaaggTCAATTATTCCCGTCGACCTAAACGCAATATTGTGCTGGAACGCTCAACTGATGGCTGAATTCCATGAGAAATTGAAGAATTTCGACAAGGCTCAGTATTATAGGGATGTGCATGCTAGACTAATGGAAGCTATTGAAAAG gttCTTTGGCACGAAGACGTTGGCGCCTGGTTAGATTTCAGTCTCGAGTCAGGTAGACGAAGAGACTACTTCTACCCATCAAACATCGCTCCGCTGTGGACCGGAAGTTACGACAAAGCAAGAAAGGACTACTATGTGAATCGAGTCATTAATTATTTGGACAAAGTAAAG GTGGACATCTTCGAGGGCGGCATCCCCACCACGTTCGAGCACTCGGGCGAGCAGTGGGACTACCCCAACGCGTGGCCGCCGCTGCAGGACATGGTGGTGTCGGGGCTGGCGCAGTCGGGCGTGGCGCtggccgcgcgcgccgccgcgcaCCTCGCCGCCAAGTGGGTGCGCTCCAACTACGAGGTGTGGCGCCAGAAGACGGCCATGCTGGAGAAG TACGACGCGACAATATTCGGCGGTACCGGAGGTGGTGGGGAGTACGTTGTGCAAACCGGCTTTGGCTGGACCAATGGCGTTATAATGGCCCTTCTCGACCAATACGGAG CGGAGGCGTTCGGTGAGGAGAGCGAGGAGGTGCGCGGCGCGGCGATGGGCACGGGGGGCGTGGCCACCGCGCTGCTCGTGGTCGCCGCCTCGCTGGCCGCGGGGACGCTGGG